The Pseudomonas leptonychotis genomic sequence ACAGCTGGGCGTACCGCTGCTGCGCATTGACGGGCGCAAAGCCGTATTGACCGAAGCCGGCGACGTGTTGCTGCGCCGCTCGCGGCAACTGGTCAAACAGGCCAGCCAGCTGGAAGACCTGGCTCACCATATGGAGCAGGGCTGGGAAGCCGAAGTGCGCCTGGTGGTGGATGCCGCTTACCCCAACGCCCGTTTGGTGCGCGCACTGACCGCCTTTATGCCGCAAAGCCGCGGCTGCCGAGTGCGCTTGCGCGAAGAGGTGCTGTCCGGCGTAGAAGAAGTGCTCAAAGATGGCATGGCCGACCTGGCCATCAGCGCACTAAACATTCCCGGTTTTCTCGGTGCGGAAATGAGCACCGTGGAGTTTATTGCCGTAGCCCACCCCGACCATGCGCTGCACCGCCTGCAGCGGGTCGTGACCTTTCAGGACCTGGAAACCCAAATGCAGGTGGTCATTCGCGACTCCGGCCGGCAACAACCGCGCGATGTCGGCTGGTTGGGTGCAGAACAGCGCTGGACCGTCGGCAGCCTGGCCACCGCCGCCACCTTTGTCAGCAACGGCCTGGGCTTTGCCTGGTTACCCCGCCACTTGATCGAGCGTGAACTCAAAGACGGCCTGCTCAAGCCCCTACCACTGGATCACGGTGGTAGCCGTAACCCGCTGTTCTACCTGTACTCGAACAAGGACAAACCGCTGGGCCCAGCCACACAGATTTTGGTTGAGTTAATCCAACGCTTCGATGCGGCACCTTTACATGCAGCCTTTGCTGCTCCCCTGCCCTCCGCTTGAGAGGAACCTGTACATGTCATTTTTCGATTACGACGGCTGCCAACTGCACTACGAAGAATACGGTCACGGTGCACCGGTGTTACTGGTGCACGGCCTCGGCTCAAGCACCCGCGACTGGGAATACCAGATCCCTGAACTGGCTCGCCATTACCGGGTAATTGCCCTTGATGTACGCGGTCACGGTCGTTCGGATAAACCTCGCGAGCGCTACAGCATTCAGGGTTTTGCCGAGGATGTGGCGGCACTGATTGAGCACCTGCAACTTGCGCCGGTGCATCTGGTAGGCATCTCCATGGGCGGCATGATCGGCTTTCAGCTGGGCGTAGATCGCCCCGAACTATTGAAGAGCCTGTGCATCGTCAACAGTGGCCCGGAAGTGAAGGCGAAAAGCCCGCGCGACTACATTGAGATCGTCAAACGCTGGAGCCTGTCACGCCTGCTCAGCCTAGACACTATTGCCAAAGCCCTGGGTAAACTGCTGTTTCCCAAGCCGGAGCAGGAAGAACTTCGGCAGAAAATCCTGGCGCGCTGGCCGCAAAACGACAAGCGCGCTTACCTGGCCAGCCTGGATGCGATTATCGGCTGGGGCGTGCGGGAACGCCTGGCGCGCATCAGCTGTCCGACCCTGGTGATCACGGCAGATCGCGATTACACCCCGGTGGCGCAGAAGCAGGCGTATGTTGACGAACTGCCCAATGCGCGCCTGCTGGTAATCGAAGATTCGCGCCACGCCACACCGCTGGA encodes the following:
- a CDS encoding LysR family transcriptional regulator; the protein is MKAPRVTLDQWRTLQAVVDHGGFAQAADVLHRSQSSVSYTVARMQEQLGVPLLRIDGRKAVLTEAGDVLLRRSRQLVKQASQLEDLAHHMEQGWEAEVRLVVDAAYPNARLVRALTAFMPQSRGCRVRLREEVLSGVEEVLKDGMADLAISALNIPGFLGAEMSTVEFIAVAHPDHALHRLQRVVTFQDLETQMQVVIRDSGRQQPRDVGWLGAEQRWTVGSLATAATFVSNGLGFAWLPRHLIERELKDGLLKPLPLDHGGSRNPLFYLYSNKDKPLGPATQILVELIQRFDAAPLHAAFAAPLPSA
- a CDS encoding alpha/beta fold hydrolase, which produces MSFFDYDGCQLHYEEYGHGAPVLLVHGLGSSTRDWEYQIPELARHYRVIALDVRGHGRSDKPRERYSIQGFAEDVAALIEHLQLAPVHLVGISMGGMIGFQLGVDRPELLKSLCIVNSGPEVKAKSPRDYIEIVKRWSLSRLLSLDTIAKALGKLLFPKPEQEELRQKILARWPQNDKRAYLASLDAIIGWGVRERLARISCPTLVITADRDYTPVAQKQAYVDELPNARLLVIEDSRHATPLDQPDQFNSSLLAFLSEVEQAATTAHPQ